A single window of Luteipulveratus halotolerans DNA harbors:
- the xdhC gene encoding xanthine dehydrogenase accessory protein XdhC, which translates to MDWFAALTRVRAERRPAVLVTLTSVRGHAPRAAGAKMVVTADEVYDSIGGGNLEESAVADARALLDTGRPAAPVQRTFSLSDKAPAQHGVQCCGGEVQVLLEPLAVRPAVAIFGVGHVGLELARVLARHDLDLHLVDSRTAQLEPARLAPLDDAVATVRVHRAPVPEVVLGEVPPGCHVLVMTHDHAEDLAICDAALRCGHLGTIGLIGSSAKWSRFRKRLAAEGHSDSAIERITTPIGLPDLPGKEPAVIAVGVAADLLRTLAPATATPAADTQEATR; encoded by the coding sequence GTGGACTGGTTCGCGGCCCTCACCCGGGTGCGCGCGGAGCGCCGACCGGCCGTCCTCGTCACGCTGACGTCCGTACGCGGTCACGCCCCTCGCGCGGCCGGCGCCAAGATGGTCGTCACCGCCGACGAGGTCTACGACAGCATCGGTGGCGGCAACCTCGAGGAGTCCGCGGTCGCCGACGCGCGTGCTCTGCTCGACACGGGCCGTCCGGCCGCTCCCGTGCAGCGCACGTTCTCCCTCAGCGACAAGGCGCCCGCACAGCACGGCGTCCAGTGCTGCGGAGGCGAGGTGCAGGTCCTGCTCGAACCCCTCGCCGTACGACCCGCCGTCGCGATCTTCGGTGTCGGCCACGTCGGCCTCGAGCTCGCCCGCGTGCTCGCCCGGCACGACCTCGACCTGCACCTCGTCGACTCGCGCACTGCCCAGCTGGAGCCCGCCCGGCTGGCACCGCTCGACGACGCCGTCGCCACGGTCCGAGTCCACCGGGCGCCCGTGCCCGAGGTCGTGCTCGGTGAGGTGCCGCCCGGCTGTCATGTGCTCGTCATGACCCACGACCACGCCGAGGACCTCGCCATCTGTGATGCCGCGCTGCGCTGCGGTCACCTCGGCACGATCGGCCTCATCGGGTCGTCGGCCAAGTGGTCGCGATTCCGCAAACGCCTTGCAGCTGAAGGACATTCGGACTCCGCCATCGAGCGCATCACCACCCCGATCGGCCTGCCCGACCTGCCCGGCAAGGAGCCCGCCGTCATCGCCGTCGGCGTCGCCGCCGACCTGCTGCGCACGCTCGCCCCCGCGACGGCCACGCCCGCCGCCGACACCCAGGAAGCCACCCGATGA
- the xdhB gene encoding xanthine dehydrogenase molybdopterin binding subunit, with translation MSQLSERPANPVVGQEIPHESAALHVTGTALYTDDLVGRTHGVLHAYPVRGEHAHATVTRLGVAPALDVPGVVRVLTADDVPGVNDAGVKHDEPLFPTEVMYVGHPVAWVLGETLEQARLGAEAVEVDYAPLPSLIGVTEAIAAGSFQGAQPTVRRGDVDSGFDRAAHVFTGEVEFAGQEHFYLETHASLAQVDEGGQVFVQSSTQHPSETQEIVSHVLGVPAHEVTVQCLRMGGGFGGKEMQPHGYAAIAALGATLTGRPVRLRLNRTQDITMSGKRHGFHAEWRVGFSQDGRLEALDATLTSDGGWSLDLSEPVLARALCHIDNAYWIPDVRVNGRIAKTHKTSQTAFRGFGGPQGMFVIEDILGRCAPLLGIDPLELRSRNFYTEGQHTPYGMLVRHPDRLDATWSQVLAGGDVERRRAEIAEFNATHEHTKRALAMTPVKFGISFNLTAFNQAGALVLVYKDGSVLVNHGGTEMGQGLHTKMLQVAATTLGLPLSKVRLAPTRTDKVPNTSATAASSGADLNGGAVKNACEQIRERLAVVAAGRLGVPAADVRFHDGTVSGLGAGDMGWDELVRIAYFQRVQLSASGYYRTEGLHWDSSTMQGTPFKYFAYGVAATEVEVDGFTGAYRTRRVDIVHDVGDSLSPLIDIGQIEGGFVQGAGWLTLEDLRWDTSDGPRRGRLSTQAASTYKLPSLSEMPEVFNVSLLDKAHEEGAVYGSKAVGEPPLMLAFSVREALREAAAAFGPAGVSVDLASPATPEAVYWAVEQARAAHEHGHVVEGAPGRVPDQPGSEATPMLPNSERIQYGVRSGV, from the coding sequence ATGAGTCAGCTCTCCGAACGGCCCGCCAATCCTGTTGTCGGACAAGAGATCCCGCACGAGAGCGCGGCCCTGCATGTCACGGGCACGGCGCTCTACACCGACGACCTCGTCGGCCGCACGCATGGCGTGCTGCACGCCTACCCCGTACGCGGCGAGCACGCCCACGCGACCGTCACTCGGCTCGGCGTCGCGCCCGCGCTCGACGTGCCCGGCGTCGTACGCGTCCTGACCGCCGATGACGTCCCGGGTGTCAACGACGCCGGCGTCAAGCACGACGAGCCGTTGTTCCCCACCGAGGTGATGTACGTCGGCCACCCGGTCGCGTGGGTGCTCGGCGAGACGTTGGAGCAGGCGCGGCTCGGCGCCGAGGCGGTCGAGGTCGACTACGCGCCGCTGCCGTCGCTCATCGGCGTGACCGAGGCCATCGCGGCCGGCAGCTTCCAGGGGGCTCAGCCGACGGTGCGGCGCGGTGACGTCGACTCCGGGTTCGACCGAGCCGCACACGTCTTCACGGGCGAGGTCGAGTTCGCCGGCCAGGAGCACTTCTACCTCGAGACGCACGCCTCGCTCGCCCAGGTCGACGAGGGCGGCCAGGTGTTCGTGCAGTCGAGCACGCAGCACCCCAGCGAGACCCAGGAGATCGTGTCGCACGTCCTCGGCGTGCCGGCTCACGAGGTGACCGTGCAGTGCCTGCGCATGGGCGGCGGCTTCGGCGGCAAGGAGATGCAACCCCACGGTTACGCCGCCATCGCGGCGCTGGGTGCCACCCTCACCGGTCGGCCGGTTCGTCTGCGGCTCAACCGAACTCAGGACATCACCATGAGTGGCAAGCGACACGGCTTCCACGCCGAGTGGCGCGTCGGGTTCTCGCAGGACGGGCGGCTCGAAGCGCTCGACGCCACGCTCACGTCCGACGGCGGGTGGAGCCTCGACCTGAGCGAGCCGGTGCTCGCCCGGGCGCTGTGCCACATCGACAACGCCTACTGGATCCCTGACGTGCGGGTCAACGGCCGAATCGCCAAGACCCACAAGACATCTCAGACCGCATTCCGCGGGTTCGGCGGCCCCCAGGGCATGTTCGTGATCGAGGACATCCTCGGCCGGTGCGCGCCACTGCTCGGCATCGACCCGCTCGAGCTGCGGTCACGCAACTTCTACACCGAGGGCCAGCACACGCCGTACGGCATGCTCGTCCGTCACCCCGACCGTCTCGACGCCACCTGGTCTCAGGTGCTCGCCGGCGGCGACGTCGAGCGTCGCCGCGCCGAGATCGCCGAGTTCAACGCCACGCACGAGCACACCAAGCGGGCGCTGGCGATGACGCCGGTGAAGTTCGGCATCTCGTTCAACCTCACGGCGTTCAACCAGGCGGGCGCCCTCGTCCTCGTCTACAAGGACGGCTCGGTGCTGGTCAACCACGGCGGCACCGAGATGGGCCAGGGCCTGCACACCAAGATGCTGCAGGTCGCCGCGACCACGCTGGGGCTGCCGCTGTCGAAGGTGCGGCTCGCGCCCACGCGCACCGACAAGGTGCCCAACACCTCTGCCACGGCTGCGAGCTCGGGCGCCGACCTCAACGGCGGCGCCGTCAAGAACGCCTGTGAGCAGATCCGCGAGCGACTGGCCGTCGTCGCGGCCGGTCGCCTCGGCGTACCCGCCGCTGACGTGCGGTTCCACGACGGCACGGTCTCCGGGCTGGGGGCCGGCGACATGGGTTGGGACGAGCTGGTGCGCATCGCGTACTTCCAGCGCGTCCAGCTGTCCGCGTCCGGCTACTACCGCACCGAGGGCCTGCACTGGGACTCCTCGACGATGCAGGGCACGCCGTTCAAGTACTTCGCGTACGGCGTCGCAGCCACCGAGGTCGAGGTCGACGGGTTCACCGGCGCCTACCGCACGCGCCGCGTCGACATCGTGCACGACGTCGGCGACTCGCTCTCACCGCTCATCGACATCGGGCAGATCGAGGGCGGATTCGTCCAGGGCGCAGGGTGGCTCACGCTCGAGGACCTGCGCTGGGACACCTCCGACGGTCCGCGCCGGGGGCGTTTGTCCACCCAGGCCGCGAGCACGTACAAGCTGCCGAGCCTGTCCGAGATGCCTGAGGTCTTCAACGTCAGCCTGCTCGACAAGGCCCACGAGGAGGGCGCGGTCTACGGCTCCAAGGCCGTCGGCGAGCCGCCGCTGATGCTGGCGTTCTCGGTGCGCGAGGCCCTGCGTGAGGCCGCGGCGGCGTTCGGGCCGGCCGGCGTCAGCGTCGACCTCGCCTCGCCCGCGACGCCCGAGGCGGTCTACTGGGCGGTCGAGCAGGCTCGCGCCGCGCACGAGCACGGCCACGTCGTCGAGGGTGCGCCCGGCCGCGTCCCCGACCAGCCGGGCAGCGAAGCCACACCGATGCTGCCCAACTCCGAGCGCATCCAGTACGGCGTCCGTTCGGGGGTGTGA
- a CDS encoding xanthine dehydrogenase small subunit has translation MSSTPRNGTVDGSVSLTVNGVATPLGEAPAYTTLLDWLRGQGLTGAKEGCAEGECGACSVMVVRPDGDDRSRWTAINACLVPAAAYAGQEVVTSEGLGTVDDLHPVQREMAVRGGSQCGYCTPGFVCSMAAEFYRPDRTRAAASPDGAADDGDHEHGPNGFDLHALSGNLCRCTGYRPIRDAAYALGDAAGDDPLAERTSRPAPAAEPLRHTAADRSFVRPADLDEALRLLADNPDAVALAGSTDWGVEVNIRSARADLVVVIDRLPELRELHVRDDVVEIGAALTLSEVERGLDGRVPLLDSLFPQFASRLIRNGATIGGNLGTGSPIGDTPPALLALEADLVLTSPDGDRVVPVSDYFTGYRESVRRPGELIRSVRVPLPLSQITAFHKIAKRRFDDISSVAVGFAIQTDGGVVSKARIGLGGVAATPIRATATEAALEGRPWSAETVAAAAAVMRGEGTPMDDHRASAAYRSAMLGTALRRLHSDNPTTEGRTA, from the coding sequence ATGAGCAGCACCCCGCGCAACGGCACCGTCGACGGCTCGGTCTCGCTGACCGTCAACGGCGTCGCGACACCGCTCGGCGAGGCGCCGGCGTACACCACGTTGCTCGACTGGTTGCGCGGCCAGGGCCTGACCGGCGCCAAGGAGGGCTGCGCCGAGGGCGAGTGCGGCGCGTGCTCGGTCATGGTCGTACGACCCGACGGCGACGACCGGTCACGCTGGACCGCGATCAACGCTTGTCTCGTGCCCGCGGCGGCGTACGCCGGCCAGGAGGTCGTCACCTCCGAGGGACTCGGCACCGTCGACGACCTGCACCCTGTCCAGCGCGAGATGGCGGTGCGCGGCGGATCTCAGTGCGGCTACTGCACACCCGGGTTCGTCTGCAGCATGGCCGCAGAGTTCTACCGCCCGGACCGTACGCGGGCCGCAGCCTCTCCCGATGGCGCCGCCGACGACGGCGACCACGAGCACGGCCCCAACGGCTTCGACCTGCACGCGCTCAGCGGCAACCTGTGCCGCTGCACCGGCTACCGACCGATCCGCGACGCCGCGTACGCCCTCGGTGACGCCGCCGGTGACGACCCGTTGGCCGAGCGCACGTCTCGACCGGCCCCCGCGGCCGAGCCCCTGCGGCACACGGCTGCCGACCGCTCGTTCGTACGACCCGCTGACCTCGACGAGGCCCTGCGGCTGCTCGCCGACAACCCCGACGCCGTCGCACTCGCCGGATCGACCGACTGGGGCGTCGAGGTCAACATCCGCAGTGCCCGCGCCGACCTCGTCGTCGTGATCGACCGGCTGCCCGAGCTGCGTGAGCTGCACGTGCGCGACGACGTCGTCGAGATCGGCGCCGCCCTCACCCTGAGTGAGGTCGAGCGTGGTCTCGACGGCCGAGTTCCGTTGCTGGACAGCCTGTTTCCCCAGTTCGCATCACGCCTGATCCGCAACGGCGCGACCATCGGCGGCAACCTCGGCACCGGCTCCCCCATCGGCGACACCCCGCCGGCACTGCTCGCGCTCGAGGCGGACCTGGTGCTCACCTCCCCCGACGGCGATCGTGTCGTCCCCGTGTCCGACTACTTCACCGGCTACCGCGAGTCCGTACGCCGACCGGGCGAGCTGATCCGATCGGTGCGAGTTCCGTTGCCGCTCAGTCAGATCACGGCGTTCCACAAGATCGCCAAGCGCCGGTTCGACGACATATCCAGCGTGGCCGTCGGGTTCGCGATCCAGACCGACGGCGGCGTCGTGAGCAAGGCGCGCATCGGGCTGGGCGGCGTGGCCGCGACGCCGATCCGGGCGACCGCGACGGAGGCCGCTCTCGAGGGCCGGCCGTGGTCGGCCGAGACCGTTGCAGCCGCAGCAGCAGTCATGCGCGGCGAGGGCACCCCGATGGACGACCATCGAGCGAGCGCCGCCTACCGCAGCGCCATGCTCGGCACCGCGCTACGCAGACTCCACTCCGACAACCCGACGACGGAAGGCCGGACAGCATGA
- a CDS encoding bifunctional allantoicase/(S)-ureidoglycine aminohydrolase, whose product MTDHPYYAPAGGLPPQTQLTTDRAVFTTSYAVLPRGTMTDIVTSNLPFWDLTRLWVIARPLSGFAETFSQYIVQVQPGGGSDRPEGDPTAEAVLFVVAGDGLLTVDGAGHDLRAGSYAFLPPGTTWTLRAGDEPLTFHWIRKAYEQVDGVEVPEAFVTHETDVAGVPMPDTDGAWQTQRFIDPTDVRHDMHVNIVTFEPGGAIPFPETHVMEHGLYVLEGKAVYLLNKDWVEVQEGDFMWLRAFCPQACYAGGPGRFRYLLYKDVNRHVGLRGYAR is encoded by the coding sequence ATGACCGACCACCCTTACTACGCGCCCGCCGGCGGGCTCCCGCCTCAGACGCAGCTCACGACCGACCGGGCGGTGTTCACGACGTCCTACGCCGTGCTGCCGCGCGGCACCATGACCGACATCGTCACCAGCAACCTGCCGTTCTGGGACCTCACCCGGCTCTGGGTGATCGCGCGCCCGCTGTCCGGGTTCGCCGAGACGTTCTCGCAGTACATCGTGCAGGTGCAGCCCGGCGGCGGCAGCGACCGCCCTGAGGGCGACCCGACCGCCGAAGCCGTGCTGTTCGTGGTCGCGGGCGACGGGCTGCTGACGGTCGACGGTGCGGGCCACGACCTCAGAGCCGGCAGCTACGCGTTCCTGCCGCCGGGCACGACGTGGACGCTCCGCGCCGGTGACGAGCCGCTGACCTTCCACTGGATCCGCAAGGCGTACGAGCAGGTCGACGGGGTCGAGGTGCCCGAGGCGTTCGTCACCCACGAGACCGATGTGGCCGGCGTACCCATGCCCGACACCGACGGCGCGTGGCAGACGCAGCGGTTCATCGACCCCACCGACGTGCGGCACGACATGCACGTCAACATCGTCACGTTCGAGCCTGGCGGGGCCATTCCCTTCCCCGAGACGCACGTCATGGAGCACGGGCTCTACGTGCTCGAGGGCAAGGCCGTCTACCTGCTCAACAAGGACTGGGTCGAGGTGCAAGAGGGCGACTTCATGTGGCTGCGCGCGTTCTGCCCGCAGGCCTGCTACGCCGGTGGGCCCGGGCGGTTCCGTTACCTGCTCTACAAGGACGTCAACCGGCACGTCGGCCTGCGCGGGTACGCCCGCTGA
- the allB gene encoding allantoinase AllB, producing the protein MPADLVVHAARAVVDGRETPVTVTVRDGEIVAVDTSGLAPTGPDVVHLADDEVLLPGLVDSHVHVNEPGRTEWEGFASATRAAAAGGVTTLIDMPLNSIPPTTTVAGLQAKRAVAVDQAYVDVGFWGGAVPGNIDDLLPLHDEGVFGFKCFLIDSGVPEFPPLAPDELRDDLRRTALIGALMIVHAERADEIDAAPHVPGPHYSDFVASRPDLSEVNAIRLVIDTMRETGACAHILHLSSAEALPLIREAKAEGLPLTVETCPHYLTFTAELIRDGSTAHKCCPPIRSDANRSRLWQALADGTIDCVVSDHSPSTADLKTDDFATAWGGIASVQLALPAVWTGARERGLGLPDVVRWMAEGPARQTGLDETKGRIAVGASADLVAFAPEAEVTVTVGDLLHKNPVSAYDGVTLRGVVRRTWLHGHPVDLDAEPRGRLLTRPLGGLS; encoded by the coding sequence ATGCCGGCTGACCTGGTCGTCCACGCCGCCCGCGCCGTCGTCGACGGACGTGAGACACCCGTGACCGTCACGGTGCGCGACGGCGAGATCGTCGCCGTCGACACGTCCGGCCTCGCGCCGACCGGCCCGGACGTCGTCCACCTCGCCGACGACGAGGTGCTGCTGCCCGGCCTCGTCGACAGCCACGTGCACGTCAACGAGCCCGGCCGCACCGAGTGGGAGGGTTTCGCGAGCGCTACCCGAGCAGCAGCGGCCGGCGGCGTGACCACGCTGATCGACATGCCGCTCAACAGCATCCCGCCGACGACGACGGTCGCCGGGCTGCAGGCCAAGCGTGCGGTGGCCGTCGACCAGGCCTACGTCGACGTCGGCTTCTGGGGCGGAGCCGTGCCCGGCAACATCGACGACCTGCTGCCGCTGCACGACGAGGGCGTGTTCGGGTTCAAGTGCTTCCTCATTGACTCGGGCGTGCCCGAGTTCCCGCCGCTCGCACCGGACGAGCTGCGCGACGACCTGCGTCGCACCGCCCTGATCGGCGCGCTGATGATCGTGCACGCCGAGCGCGCCGACGAGATCGATGCGGCCCCGCACGTGCCCGGTCCTCACTACTCCGACTTCGTCGCCTCACGCCCGGATCTCAGTGAGGTCAACGCGATTCGGCTCGTCATCGACACGATGCGCGAGACCGGGGCATGTGCGCACATCCTGCACCTGTCGTCGGCCGAGGCGCTGCCACTCATCCGCGAGGCCAAGGCCGAGGGCCTGCCGCTCACGGTCGAGACCTGCCCGCACTACCTCACGTTCACCGCCGAGCTCATCCGCGACGGGTCGACGGCACACAAGTGCTGTCCGCCGATCCGCAGCGATGCCAACCGTTCTCGGCTGTGGCAAGCCCTCGCCGACGGCACGATCGACTGCGTCGTCAGCGACCACAGCCCGAGCACGGCCGACCTCAAGACCGACGACTTCGCCACGGCGTGGGGTGGTATCGCCTCGGTGCAGCTCGCTCTGCCCGCCGTCTGGACCGGCGCCCGCGAGCGCGGGCTCGGCCTCCCCGACGTCGTCCGCTGGATGGCCGAAGGGCCGGCCCGGCAGACCGGGCTCGATGAGACCAAGGGCCGCATCGCCGTCGGAGCGTCGGCCGACCTCGTCGCGTTCGCACCCGAGGCCGAGGTGACCGTCACCGTCGGCGACCTGCTCCACAAGAACCCCGTGTCGGCGTACGACGGAGTCACCCTGCGGGGCGTCGTACGCCGCACCTGGCTGCACGGACACCCCGTCGACCTCGACGCCGAGCCACGCGGCCGGCTCCTGACCCGACCCCTGGGAGGACTCTCATGA
- a CDS encoding glycerate kinase, translating into MPMTHVLLAPDKFKGTLTAAQVADALAVGVRRAAPSATTVTVPVADGGDGTLAAVVAAGFERVPVTVSGPTGAPVESAYARRGDDAVVELADASGLSRLPDGRPAPMTASSAGTGELIAAALDAGCRRVVVGIGGSAGTDGGAGLLTALGARVLGRDGAPVRPGGGGLADVTDLDLSALHPRLGEIELVVASDVDNPLAGRHGAAQVYGPQKGASPDEVGELDAALNRWADVVARATGVDRRSQPGAGAAGGVGFGLVAVLGASVRPGTELIAEVTGLRAAIEAADLVVTGEGSLDAQSLRGKAPVAVARLAGAAGVRVVVAAGRLALPRAEVRAAGFAAAYALTDLASADEAMARPAPLLETIGVQLMTDHLEGDPAHAG; encoded by the coding sequence ATGCCGATGACCCACGTGCTGCTCGCGCCCGACAAGTTCAAGGGCACCCTGACCGCGGCCCAGGTCGCGGACGCGCTGGCCGTCGGCGTACGCCGTGCCGCACCGTCCGCGACCACGGTCACCGTGCCCGTCGCGGACGGCGGTGACGGCACGTTGGCGGCGGTCGTCGCGGCCGGGTTCGAGCGGGTGCCGGTCACGGTGTCCGGCCCGACGGGGGCACCCGTCGAGTCGGCGTACGCCCGCCGCGGCGACGATGCCGTCGTCGAGCTCGCCGACGCGTCCGGGCTGAGCCGACTGCCCGACGGCCGGCCCGCGCCGATGACCGCGAGCAGCGCCGGCACGGGCGAGCTGATCGCGGCCGCGCTCGACGCCGGCTGCCGTCGGGTCGTGGTCGGCATCGGCGGCAGCGCGGGCACGGACGGCGGCGCCGGGCTGCTGACCGCACTCGGTGCGCGCGTGCTGGGCCGGGACGGCGCGCCCGTACGCCCCGGTGGCGGCGGGCTCGCCGACGTCACCGATCTCGACCTCAGCGCACTCCACCCACGGCTCGGCGAGATCGAGCTGGTCGTGGCGAGCGACGTCGACAACCCGCTCGCCGGCCGCCACGGCGCCGCGCAGGTCTACGGCCCGCAGAAGGGCGCGTCCCCCGACGAGGTCGGCGAGCTCGACGCTGCGCTCAACCGGTGGGCCGACGTCGTCGCCCGCGCGACCGGCGTCGACCGCCGCTCGCAACCCGGTGCGGGTGCCGCAGGCGGAGTCGGCTTCGGGCTGGTGGCCGTGCTCGGTGCGAGCGTGCGCCCGGGCACCGAGCTGATCGCCGAGGTCACGGGGCTGCGCGCCGCGATCGAGGCGGCTGATCTGGTCGTCACCGGTGAGGGCTCGCTCGACGCACAGTCGTTGCGCGGCAAGGCGCCGGTCGCGGTCGCGCGCCTCGCAGGTGCCGCCGGCGTACGCGTCGTCGTCGCCGCCGGGCGTCTCGCCCTCCCGCGAGCCGAGGTGCGCGCGGCCGGGTTCGCGGCGGCGTACGCCCTCACCGACCTCGCGAGCGCCGACGAGGCGATGGCCCGGCCGGCGCCGCTGCTGGAGACCATCGGTGTGCAGCTGATGACCGATCACCTCGAAGGAGACCCCGCCCATGCCGGCTGA
- the gcl gene encoding glyoxylate carboligase → MTRMTAAQAAVQILHREGVSTLFGLPGAAINPFYKAMETDGRLRHVLARHVEGASHMADGYTRAAPGNIGVCIGTSGPAGTDIITGLYAASADSVPILAITGQAPVNKLHKEDFQAVDIAAIAAPLTKMAVTVMEPAQVPGTFQQAFHLMRSGRPGPVLIDLPIDVQMAEIEFDIDTYQPLPVHRPAATRAQIAKAMDLLAQAERPLIVAGGGVINADASELLVELADVTGVPVVPTLMGWGSIPDAHPLNAGMVGLQTSHRYGNATLLASDFVLGIGNRWANRHTGDVETYTAGRTFVHVDIEPTQIGRVFAPDYSIVSDARAALELFVAEARDRRTTGALPDRSAWAGARRERKATMWRRTSFDVTPIKPQRVYQEMNRVFGRDVRYVSTIGLSQIQAAQLLHVYGPRHWINAGQAGPLGWTVPAALGVAVAEPGALVVALSGDYDFQFMLEELAVGAQFAIPYVHVLVNNAYLGLIRQAQRGFDMDYCVQLSYDNINSPEVNGYGVDHVRVAEGLGCKAIRVLDPDDIAPALEEAQKLMAEHQVPVVVEVVLERVTNVSMGTSIDDVAEFEELAGSALDAPTAVLAHLDRCR, encoded by the coding sequence ATGACTCGTATGACAGCCGCGCAGGCGGCCGTGCAGATCCTGCACCGAGAAGGCGTCAGCACGCTGTTCGGTCTGCCGGGCGCCGCGATCAACCCGTTCTACAAGGCGATGGAGACCGACGGTCGTCTGCGCCACGTGCTCGCCCGCCACGTCGAGGGCGCGTCGCACATGGCCGACGGCTACACCCGCGCCGCGCCCGGCAACATCGGCGTCTGCATCGGCACCAGCGGCCCGGCCGGCACCGACATCATCACCGGCCTGTACGCCGCGAGCGCCGACTCGGTGCCGATCCTCGCGATCACCGGGCAGGCACCGGTCAACAAGCTGCACAAGGAGGACTTCCAGGCGGTCGACATCGCTGCGATCGCGGCGCCGCTCACCAAGATGGCCGTCACGGTCATGGAGCCGGCGCAGGTGCCGGGCACGTTCCAGCAGGCGTTCCACCTGATGCGGTCGGGTCGCCCCGGGCCGGTGCTGATCGACCTGCCGATCGACGTGCAGATGGCCGAGATCGAGTTCGACATCGACACGTACCAGCCGTTGCCGGTCCACCGTCCGGCCGCCACTCGCGCGCAGATCGCCAAGGCGATGGACCTGCTCGCGCAGGCCGAGCGCCCGCTGATCGTCGCGGGCGGTGGCGTCATCAACGCCGACGCCAGCGAGCTGCTCGTCGAGCTCGCCGACGTCACCGGCGTGCCGGTCGTGCCCACGCTGATGGGCTGGGGCTCGATCCCCGACGCCCACCCGCTCAACGCGGGCATGGTCGGGCTGCAGACGAGCCATCGCTACGGCAACGCCACCCTGCTGGCGTCCGACTTCGTGCTCGGCATCGGCAACCGCTGGGCCAACCGTCACACCGGCGACGTCGAGACCTACACCGCGGGCCGCACCTTCGTGCACGTCGACATCGAACCCACCCAGATCGGAAGGGTCTTCGCGCCCGACTACAGCATCGTGTCCGACGCGCGAGCAGCACTGGAGCTGTTCGTCGCCGAGGCGCGCGACCGGCGTACGACGGGAGCACTCCCCGACCGGTCCGCCTGGGCCGGTGCACGCCGTGAGCGCAAGGCCACGATGTGGCGGCGCACGAGCTTCGACGTGACGCCGATCAAGCCGCAGCGCGTCTACCAGGAGATGAACCGCGTCTTCGGCCGCGACGTGCGCTACGTCAGCACGATCGGCCTGTCACAGATCCAGGCGGCGCAGCTGCTGCACGTCTACGGCCCGCGTCACTGGATCAACGCCGGCCAGGCCGGCCCACTCGGCTGGACCGTACCGGCCGCGCTCGGTGTCGCGGTCGCCGAGCCGGGCGCGCTCGTCGTGGCACTGTCGGGCGACTACGACTTCCAGTTCATGCTCGAAGAGCTGGCCGTCGGGGCGCAGTTCGCCATTCCCTACGTGCACGTCCTGGTCAACAATGCCTACCTGGGCCTCATCAGGCAGGCCCAGCGCGGCTTCGACATGGACTACTGCGTGCAGCTGTCGTACGACAACATCAACTCGCCGGAGGTCAACGGTTATGGCGTCGACCACGTGCGCGTCGCAGAAGGCTTGGGGTGCAAGGCGATTCGGGTGCTCGACCCCGACGACATCGCGCCCGCGCTCGAGGAGGCGCAAAAGCTGATGGCCGAGCACCAGGTGCCCGTCGTGGTCGAGGTCGTCCTCGAGCGCGTCACCAACGTGTCGATGGGCACGTCCATCGACGACGTCGCCGAGTTCGAGGAGCTCGCAGGCTCCGCGCTCGACGCCCCGACCGCCGTCCTCGCCCACCTGGACCGATGCCGATGA
- a CDS encoding 2-hydroxy-3-oxopropionate reductase, translated as MTRIAFIGLGIMGSPMAVHLQQGGHQVTGHNLDPSRTQPLVDAGAAAPTIADAVDGAEVVAVMVPDSPDVQDVLLGEHGVFAHAKPGTLVIDFSSIRPDVTVDLAKAAQHKGIRLLDAPVSGGEAGALNGALSIMVGGSEADFAEACPIFDLVGRTVVHVGSNGAGQTVKAANQLIVAANIEALAEAVVFLEAYDVDLTAALDVLGGGLAGSAVLEQKRGNMTSGDFTPGFRIDLHHKDLGIVTSAAREAGVVVPLGGALAQLMAAARANGDGDLDHSALLRGVRRLSGRSLG; from the coding sequence ATGACCCGCATCGCGTTCATCGGCCTCGGCATCATGGGCAGCCCCATGGCGGTCCACCTCCAGCAGGGAGGCCACCAGGTGACCGGCCACAACCTCGACCCCTCGCGCACCCAGCCGCTCGTCGACGCCGGCGCCGCCGCCCCGACCATCGCCGACGCCGTCGACGGTGCCGAGGTGGTCGCCGTGATGGTGCCCGACAGCCCCGACGTGCAGGACGTCCTGCTCGGCGAGCACGGCGTCTTCGCCCACGCCAAGCCCGGCACCCTGGTCATCGACTTCTCCAGCATCCGCCCCGACGTCACCGTCGACCTGGCAAAAGCCGCACAGCACAAGGGGATTCGCCTCCTCGACGCTCCCGTCTCAGGCGGTGAGGCCGGCGCGCTCAACGGCGCTCTGTCGATCATGGTCGGGGGCTCGGAGGCCGACTTCGCCGAGGCGTGCCCGATCTTCGACCTCGTCGGCAGGACGGTCGTCCACGTCGGCAGCAACGGCGCCGGTCAGACCGTCAAGGCCGCCAACCAGCTCATCGTCGCCGCCAACATCGAGGCGCTCGCCGAGGCGGTCGTCTTCCTCGAGGCGTACGACGTCGACCTCACCGCCGCCCTCGACGTGCTCGGCGGCGGCCTGGCCGGCTCGGCTGTCCTGGAGCAGAAGCGCGGCAACATGACCAGCGGCGACTTCACGCCCGGCTTCCGGATCGACCTGCACCACAAGGACCTCGGCATCGTCACGAGCGCCGCCCGCGAGGCCGGCGTCGTCGTACCCCTCGGTGGTGCCCTCGCTCAGCTGATGGCCGCTGCCCGTGCCAACGGCGACGGCGACCTCGACCACTCGGCCCTGCTGCGCGGCGTACGCCGCCTGTCGGGTCGCAGCCTCGGCTGA